The following coding sequences lie in one Arachis hypogaea cultivar Tifrunner chromosome 4, arahy.Tifrunner.gnm2.J5K5, whole genome shotgun sequence genomic window:
- the LOC140184397 gene encoding uncharacterized protein: protein MSSRGSKRGVQRGNPVVEPMRGRPGGNPSASTSNVSRYYRSMTLTDFLKSGPPRFNGNANALEADQWFREVERFLYTQHVPEVQSVEIVTHMLEGDAQNWWQELCHTLQVELTDVSWHGFKTEFYGRYFLHAFRIAKELELMQLKQKDMSVADYTREFDNLCRFSKTCQGNPADYEEWKCAQYEKGLRRDIFNYVYPQKLTNFTELVKKSQLAEDCSMKWTLLQEGFGETTPEEPRRYGLGMCFRCGAPGHMSRDCSRGRAADTGWPR from the coding sequence ATGCGAGGACGTCCAGGTGGAAACCCTAGTGCTAGTACAAGTAACGTAAGTCGATACTATAGGTCTATGACCCTTACTGACTTCCTCAAGAGTGGTCCACCTCGGTTTAACGGAAACGCGAATGCCCTGGAGGCTGATCAGTGGTTTCGAGAAGTGGAGAGGTTTTTGTACACTCAGCATGTTCCTGAAGTACAGTCAGTAGAGATAGTGACTCATATGTTGGAAGGAGATGCTCAGAATTGGTGGCAAGAATTGTGTCATACCTTGCAGGTGGAGTTAACGGATGTCTCTTGGCATGGATTCAAGACAGAGTTTTATGGGAGATATTTCTTGCATGCGTTTCGCATTGCAAAGGAATTGGAGTTAATGCAGCTGAAGCAAAAGGATATGTCCGTTGCCGACTATACCCGTGAATTCGACAACCTGTGCCGTTTCTCAAAAACTTGTCAAGGAAATCCAGCTgattatgaggaatggaagtgtgctcAGTATGAGAAAGGACTAAGGAGAGATATCTTTAATTACGTGTATCCACAAAAGCTAACAAATTTCACTGAGTTGGTTAAGAAGAGCCAGCTCGCTGAGGATTGCTCCATGAAGTGGACACTGCTACAGGAAGGCTTTGGTGAGACCACTCCAGAAGAGCCGCGCAGGTACGGACTGGGAATGTGTTTTCGATGTGGAGCACCGGGACATATGTCTAGGGATTGTTCGCGTGGGAGAGCCGCAGATACGGGTTGGCCACGATAG